A single genomic interval of Oncorhynchus gorbuscha isolate QuinsamMale2020 ecotype Even-year linkage group LG25, OgorEven_v1.0, whole genome shotgun sequence harbors:
- the LOC124014286 gene encoding protein Wnt-7b-like, whose amino-acid sequence MTPLSRPAVRCCPSTIPRSSSSSPAVATCSREAAFTYAITAAGVAHSVTAACSQGNLSQCGCDWEKQGYHDQEEGWKWGGCSANIKYGVEFSIRFVDAREIKKNTRRLMDLHNNEAGRKILEEHMKLECKCHGVSGSCTTKTCWTTLPKFREIGYVLKERYGEAVQVEPVQASRLCQPSFLRLKESRGYQKPTDKDLVYLERSPNYCEEDMATGSTGTRGRLCNHTSPHTDGCNLMCCGRGHNTHQYTRVWQCNCKFQWCCFVKCNMCSERSEVFTCK is encoded by the exons ATGACACCATTGTCTCGTCCCGCAGTGCGCTGCTGTCCGTCTACTATCCCCAGATCTTCCTCATCCTCACCAGCGGTAGCTACCT gtagcCGAGAGGCGGCTTTCACCTATGCCATCACGGCGGCTGGCGTGGCACATTCGGTGACAGCAGCGTGTAGTCAGGGCAACCTGAGCCAGTGTGGCTGCGACTGGGAGAAGCAGGGCTACCATGACCAGGAGGAGGGCTGGAAGTGGGGAGGCTGCTCGGCCAACATCAAGTACGGCGTGGAGTTCTCCATACGCTTCGTAGATGCCCGAGAGATCAAGAAGAACACCCGACGTCTGATGGACCTGCATAATAATGAGGCAGGACGAAAG atCCTGGAGGAGCATATGAAGCTGGAGTGTAAGTGTCATGGCGTGTCGGGCTCCTGCACAACCAAGACCTGCTGGACCACCCTACCCAAGTTCCGGGAGATCGGCTACGTCCTGAAAGAGCGCTATGGTGAGGCGGTCCAAGTCGAACCGGTCCAGGCCTCGCGTCTCTGTCAACCCTCCTTCCTGCGTCTGAAGGAGTCGCGGGGGTACCAGAAACCCACGGACAAAGATTTGGTCTACCTGGAGAGGTCTCCTAACTACTGCGAGGAGGACATGGCGACAGGGAGCACAGGGACGCGGGGTAGGCTGTGTAACCACACGTCACCCCATACTGACGGCTGCAATCTGATGTGTTGTGGTAGAGGCCACAACACCCACCAGTACACCCGCGTGTGGCAGTGCAACTGCAAGTTCCAGTGGTGCTGTTTTGTGAAGTGTAACATGTGCAGTGAGAGGTCTGAGGTGTTCACCTGcaaatga